AAATTCCTAAGGAGGTctttgcattaaaatcgaCTCCTAAATCTAGGggtgaaatatttttttaaataaattaattcaatttaaatgcagtaagCAATAGGAGGTCACAcattgattaaaatgacattccgcataaagatcggtcttgttttgagaaagttatgaTAATTTGAAGCAGGTCCAACTgttgatctagcaactttacaagtccaaatttttgtccaattttacttgatttttttacagaaaaatgaaaggtttcagaatcaagtttaaagtgttgttttttactaattacgctataatgagttgattaaaagtgaaaactggagatttaaaatattcaaatttcaaaattccaaaggggggacccttagcaacAAATCCAAgatttagagaaaaataattttttttacaaaattaattaaatttgaatgcagaatgaattaagattccaaatcatgatcaaaatgacattccgtataaaaatcggttaagttttgtcaaagttatgtcaatatgaagttggtcagactgtggACTTAGCaagtttacaagtcaaaatttttgttcgatttaACACGAacttttacaagaaaatgaaaggtctcaaaattaaatttaaagtgttgttttgtaCTAATAACTATATCAGGTAAAATCAATTCAGATGTCAAATGTACGTCCAGTTTGGCATGAGTCCAATTTGTAGGGTATCATTGAGATTATCATTTCGAGGGTAGTGTGAATGGTTTCGCAGTTGGTCTATGTGTCCATTGGTtcgtctgtccatctgtccgtctggcGGTTGCGTTCATGGCACGCACCGTGATGCGCGCTTTGAAGTCCTGTCAAGCACTTGagatacatttatgtatttttgcattttcattgctTGCACTAGAGAAGGAGAAGCAGTAGAAGAGGaaagaggagaaggaggaggaggggcTCAAAATGCAAAGAATGATTAGTTAGTTGGTCAGTCAGAGAGGCAGGAAGACAGGCAGAAATGGAATGGAATAAACCGGTTAGAGCGATCGGTCGATCCTTCAGCATAATCAACATACATGCTGTTAATTATGAATGCACGGGGAATGTGATGAGTAAAAGAGACAGAGGGAGTGGcagtgagaaagagagggagaaaaaaAGAGATGATCATCAAACATTATTGCAGATTGCAGATCAAGAGATCGACCCACCTGAAAGATCGAGAGGTACAAACTAGGGActcaaaataacaattattaaaacttattattgaataaatacatGAATTTTGAAGCAAAAAGGTAAAACAAATAGTTCCAAAGTTCCTAACAACTTACTTATTATAAGTCGCTCTATGGAGatgattcaataaataaatgcaacgtATACACAGAcagtttcaaaaaaaaattcaaaattagtgtaatttttgtttttttttttttgtaaaagacATAAAAGTCAAGCTCGAATACACGTACATTTTAAACCAAGTCGTATATAAGCttagtttataaaaaatactcatAATCTatggtttaaattttttaaatttgtatttaaacattttcaattcaatttgtacTTAAAGGTTCATACAAAGTCTAttgaaaaatacttaaaataaaaccaagcagtatgttaactaaatttataaaaaaatactcatGATCTATGgttcacattttttaatttctgtttaaacattttcaattcaatttgtacTTAAAGGATCATACAATTTCTATtgaataaaactcaaaatataACCAAGCAGtatattaactaaatttataaaaaaatactcatgatcaattaaatttttacttaaaggatcatacaaattttattaaaaaatactcaaaatatctgatatttgttttaaatctttCAACAGATAGGAACCCCGGTAACAAGATGCTGATCATGCTGGCGCTGGCCCTGCTCTCCACTCATGTCTCCATGATGGAGACTCTCTCGATGCACCGCGACAGCACGGACATCAAGGACAAGATCATTGAGTTGCAGTGCCTGGCACGCTGTGAGAATAGCACTCAATCCCAGCGTTGTCTCGATCACTGCAAATTGGAATTGTTGCGTGCTCCAAGAGCTGGGAGTTGTCCCAGCAGCATGCTCCTCTCGAGACAGGCCCGTCTGTCGTGTCTAGATAATTGTGGCCATGATCATGACTGCATTGAGGTGCACAAATGTTGTGCCTCCACTTGTGGTCCCATTTGTGTGGAGGCTCTGGGTCTCCGCAATGCCACACAGTTGCCGCCTATACCGCAGATCTTGCGTTATAAACTGCCACGCAGTCACAAAGTGGAGCTGACCATCAAGTCATCCTTGTTGCCATACTATTTCCATGTGGAGGTGCGTTCCCATATCGGACGTCTCTTTGCGACACGCAAACTGGGCGCCTGGCAGTCGCAGCAGGTGGAGAAGATACTGGAAACCACAGACGGACACAGCAAATTGTAGGTACTCAAATCCCGGCACAGGTCGCAAATATTGATCCTCACTTTGAGGTGGTTTCAAAAAAGTAACTGCTATTTTCTAACACATCAAGTAAACTGAAAGAAATTTTGTGCTATGTTTTCTTGTTATTGCTCAAACACTTTCAAATTCGTATCCTCACTTTTCTGGTTTTTTCAGTCACCTCAACTGAGTCAAACATCAAGATCCATTCATACACTTCTTAGACTCTAATCCTTATTTTATATGGGTCTCAAAAATGGCTGTACTTTTagatatatcatatatatataaactgaaCTATATATGAGCTTTGGATTCTGTGTTCTATTGTCATTGtaaaaacactttttcaaattttgaaacttaCTTTAAGGCTAtctcaaaaaaagaaactattattttcggacaaatcaaaaataataaaattgcgtATTAAATCCTGTGTTCAGTTTACTTCTGCCCAAgcaaaaaccttttttttaatatttttcactacattatttttccaaaaaaagaaaacaattctAAAGTGTTTTGTTGCGTTTTTGTCAGGGACCGTAACTactattataaattttcaaataaaaaattgttgagtcaattattttgttgctagtaaaataataaaaaaattttttttataaaattaaggaCAACCTTAACACTTTCATATTCcacttatttcattttgctcTTAAAAGAAACATATATTTTGGGAGCTTGTACAAAGTGTCTTTCTGTGTTGTTACTGCTCagacacttttattttattgcttaacacagaataaaataatataaaaatataaaaaccacTGATGTTCGGTCTAGTGACAGAATTTATGTGTACTGTTATTTGCGATCGCTGATTCCTGAGACTTAATCAAGCCATGTCTGGCAATCCCTGTTCTCTATTTACAGCATGGATATCTTCTTTAATATACGTCCAGGTCGTTGGTACCAGGTGAGAGTGGCAGCTGTCAATGCCTATGGATTCCGTGGTTACTCGCAACCGTCGCATGCCTTCACCTTGGCCAGCAGTAAGTACACCTCAAGATTCACTTAACCCCTTTCAAATTCTACAACTTTACAGATCCGAAGCCACCCAAGGCTCCCAATGATTTGAAGATCATTTCCAAGCAATATGATGGAAGACATTATATGAGTGTCAAGCTCGTTTGGTGTCCATCCAAGTCAAATCTTCCAgtggaaaaatataaaattatctgGTCGCTCTACGTGAGCAGCGATGGGGGATCTCTCATAAAACACGAGGCCCACGTCAAGGATGTAAGTCTTGATGATCTTTAACTGACATATTATAATGTAAATACACTTGGTCAAgtaaatatgacaaaaaaaagaaaaaaatgcatatatggTTTAAAACCTATTGACCATTTAaattgtccgtctgtctgtccgtctgtctgtccgtctgattgaacgcgtcgatctcagagaccataagagctagagacttaaaATTTGGTATGTGGGTTCGTGTATGCCGAACGCAgatgaattttgtttttatttttggttcggacctctatatcatatggctgccataggaaagattggtcgaaaatcaagttttagtatgaaacatttttttgatttatgagaTAACGTAACCCAACtaatagcatttgcatttagattggtcttatacatcctgactgAAGTTGGtgcaaatcggtctactatagcAAATAGCTGATATAGGAAACATCGgtcgaaaaagtttttttttgccaaataaCATAAGGAAAGTGTGGTTTTTGTCAagacactttcttgactaacagTGTATGCAAAGATCtatgacatttaattaatttaacttggttttttcgaatttttccTTATAGACGCATCAATTTGAGATCGAGAGACTGAAACCCAACTCCTCGTACTACATCCAAGTGCAGGCCATGTCCATCAGCGGCTCGAGACGTTTAAAGTCGGACAAGAAGTCGTTGCTGTATAATACAACACTTCAGGCACCCGTGGATCCATTCGGAGCTTTGGATTGCAGCACACACAACGGCATCCGACATAGAAATCATCATGGTCTCTCGGAGATTAGTTCCACGCCAACGATACACAGCACAACGTCCGCTGCGGAGTTGAATAGTGCGTCCTATGAAGTACGTTTCCGGTTGAACCGGAAATTTGGCATGATTGTGCAGATTTTGGGATTTCAGCCACACAAGGAGAAGTGAGTAAATGTTTCCCTTTGGCTTTTACACATGTTATTCATGTCATTGCGATTGTTGTTTACAAACAATATTTGTTGCCTTTTCCATTTGCCAGAGTCTACGAATTGTGCCCCCAAGAAACGAACTGCGAACAACGCGAGTTCAGCGCAATTCGCGTCAAAGTAAGTACAATAATAAATCTCAAGTTCATGCCACGAGTTTGTTTCATGCCACCCGTGAATTCATTAGGCAAATCATCGGtgtccatttccatttccatttcaatttcaatttgtagtttattaattaacacGTGAAACACGTTTTAAGGCAGGCGCCAAGAACAATTGACCAATTGTCATGTGCCAATGACGTGTgagatatttaatttcataaaaggAATACATCATGTAAGAGTGTaggtttattttcaatatttcgtAAAGGGAGTAATAAACTTgagtaagaaaaaaagatcATGAAAATAGATAGaatggttaaaaaaaaaaattaatattgaatttataacTTGAAGAAGTGAAGAAAGGATGTGggcaaatttataaatagtcCCAATATAAAAACCAGTGGGCGGTTGCAGTCGAGCACCCTCGACAGtgggataccctgtgcccagttTCTCTGTActgaggttgattttcgaccaattctTCCTATGACGGCTATGTAATATATGGATCcgaatttaaccaaatttggttacaatatacaaaaccaactcaaagacatattctaacagtttggttagtatatctcaaaaaacaaaaaactttttcatactaaaagttgatttttgaccgatcggtcgtatgacagctatatgatatatttgacagatttaaacgaacttcagccaggatggacaaaaccaagttaaatgcatattctatcagtttggttaagatatctcaaaaaacaaaaaacttttttatactaagcCTTGATTTTTGAATGAGCGTCTccattgcagctatatgatacagtggaccgatttgaaccaaatttggtcaggatgtataatatcAGCCCaattgcatattctatcagtttagttaagatattttaacaaataaaaaatttttccatactaaaacttaattttcgatgtatcgtttctaaaaacaaaatttgatctgtttgaataatttaacttaagaTTGGTAGGAAGAAAGAATGGAAAAGAGTTTTAAAATAGAGCAATCAGAAGAAAGAATCGATGAAAGTAAGATGAACTAACTCCATTTCACTTATTCTACATTACAGAAAGATTCGCTGGAGTTTAGCAAATTGAAGTATAATACAACTTACGTGCTGAAAGCATTACGTccaaatcccaatcccaattccGTATTGGATGACAACC
The genomic region above belongs to Drosophila innubila isolate TH190305 chromosome 3R unlocalized genomic scaffold, UK_Dinn_1.0 2_E_3R, whole genome shotgun sequence and contains:
- the LOC117792349 gene encoding anosmin-1 isoform X2, with product MQLAARFSSVCQSVFVGATGRSYGLSVGQSVCRFGHASLQQILYAQFTRKSLIKFNNKSRSTIDFRVKGHSPCRQRFFRVVPLGWYLWCWWHSRSLCSKYRNPGNKMLIMLALALLSTHVSMMETLSMHRDSTDIKDKIIELQCLARCENSTQSQRCLDHCKLELLRAPRAGSCPSSMLLSRQARLSCLDNCGHDHDCIEVHKCCASTCGPICVEALGLRNATQLPPIPQILRYKLPRSHKVELTIKSSLLPYYFHVEVRSHIGRLFATRKLGAWQSQQVEKILETTDGHSKFMDIFFNIRPGRWYQVRVAAVNAYGFRGYSQPSHAFTLASTTQGSQ
- the LOC117792349 gene encoding anosmin-1 isoform X1 → MQLAARFSSVCQSVFVGATGRSYGLSVGQSVCRFGHASLQQILYAQFTRKSLIKFNNKSRSTIDFRVKGHSPCRQRFFRVVPLGWYLWCWWHSRSLCSKYRNPGNKMLIMLALALLSTHVSMMETLSMHRDSTDIKDKIIELQCLARCENSTQSQRCLDHCKLELLRAPRAGSCPSSMLLSRQARLSCLDNCGHDHDCIEVHKCCASTCGPICVEALGLRNATQLPPIPQILRYKLPRSHKVELTIKSSLLPYYFHVEVRSHIGRLFATRKLGAWQSQQVEKILETTDGHSKFMDIFFNIRPGRWYQVRVAAVNAYGFRGYSQPSHAFTLASNPKPPKAPNDLKIISKQYDGRHYMSVKLVWCPSKSNLPVEKYKIIWSLYVSSDGGSLIKHEAHVKDTHQFEIERLKPNSSYYIQVQAMSISGSRRLKSDKKSLLYNTTLQAPVDPFGALDCSTHNGIRHRNHHGLSEISSTPTIHSTTSAAELNSASYEVRFRLNRKFGMIVQILGFQPHKEKVYELCPQETNCEQREFSAIRVKKDSLEFSKLKYNTTYVLKALRPNPNPNSVLDDNRNAFTFTTPKCDNFRKRFPKMQIRCSD